From the Bacteroidia bacterium genome, one window contains:
- a CDS encoding DUF4126 domain-containing protein, whose translation MTVAGLADAPTMEILLSVALGVGLSAACGFRVFVPLLGISIASMAGHVGLGDGFAWMASWPALIAFGTATVVEIAAYYIPWLDNLLDTITGPLAVLAGIMATASVVGDMSPLLRWSLALIGGGGIAALVQAGTTVLRAGSTGLSGGLSNPILSTVELGSSTVMTVLAVLLPLFAAGAALILGTIIVIRFRRRLFTGRSAG comes from the coding sequence ATGACAGTCGCCGGACTTGCGGATGCCCCGACCATGGAAATTCTGCTCAGCGTTGCCCTCGGCGTGGGACTGAGCGCGGCGTGCGGTTTCAGAGTCTTTGTCCCGTTGCTGGGTATCAGTATCGCTTCGATGGCCGGACATGTCGGTCTCGGCGACGGCTTCGCATGGATGGCGAGCTGGCCCGCGCTCATCGCCTTCGGCACAGCCACGGTGGTGGAAATCGCTGCATACTACATCCCCTGGCTGGACAATCTTCTCGACACGATAACGGGGCCGCTCGCGGTCCTGGCCGGCATCATGGCAACGGCATCCGTTGTCGGCGACATGTCACCGCTGTTGCGCTGGTCGCTGGCGCTTATCGGAGGAGGAGGTATAGCCGCTCTGGTGCAGGCCGGGACGACAGTGCTGCGCGCCGGTTCCACCGGACTTTCCGGAGGATTGTCGAATCCGATACTTTCAACGGTGGAGTTGGGAAGCTCTACCGTGATGACAGTGCTTGCGGTCCTGCTACCGCTGTTTGCGGCCGGGGCGGCGCTGATTCTTGGAACGATCATCGTCATCCGTTTCAGGCGGCGACTCTTTACGGGACGTTCAGCCGGCTGA
- a CDS encoding neutral zinc metallopeptidase: MRWQARRASTNVADLRGILPITTVGGGSSPVVLPLLVCLRVGGTGQAQTGNPYSGGQPTGEYQEISEVKEPVAFDSAVHAETQHVWTAPSRRSMPEHRSIKSQSYHNARGWR, encoded by the coding sequence ATGCGATGGCAAGCACGCAGAGCGAGCACAAACGTGGCTGATCTTCGGGGAATTTTGCCGATAACCACGGTGGGTGGCGGTAGCAGTCCGGTGGTGCTCCCGTTGCTCGTCTGCCTTCGTGTCGGTGGTACGGGGCAGGCACAGACCGGAAACCCTTATTCCGGCGGACAACCGACAGGGGAGTATCAGGAGATATCAGAGGTAAAGGAACCCGTGGCTTTTGATTCCGCAGTGCACGCGGAGACGCAGCATGTATGGACGGCGCCGTCCCGGCGGAGCATGCCGGAGCATCGCTCTATCAAATCGCAGTCCTACCATAACGCGAGGGGGTGGAGATGA